In the genome of Syngnathoides biaculeatus isolate LvHL_M chromosome 14, ASM1980259v1, whole genome shotgun sequence, one region contains:
- the nme9 gene encoding thioredoxin domain-containing protein 6 isoform X5, whose product MTAKRKETILQVSATNQEQWEEVLATKGLTVVDVYQHWCGPCRAVISLLRKINNELGDDLLHFATVVDNELALDEIVEQGGHQLSEGGDGIIAVPASKSYTVAVIKPDAVARGEADEIITKIQDAGFEILARGERTLTEAQAREFYQRKATEDGFEDLVQSMSSGPSHILVLSKPDNSSDAVEAWLRFIGPADVDEARRRKPESLRAQYGTRTPFNAVHGSEDANQAGRELAFFFPDPRSVPGTARDAEEERVERTLALIRPLAAREDREEILTHIKKSGFQLSLQREVTLTEEQAREFYKHRVEDDDFPALLQSMTRGPVLALVLTREDAVRHWKNMLGPSDLRRAKEEDPECLRARFSAEGDPVNQLHGSQSPEEASGEISFFFPVQQTLAVIKPDAVDQHKDKILQEIRDRGFSIRRLEEKLLSRETAEGFYKEHRKQPFFSQLVEFMCSGPSVVMILEKENAVEEWRATMGPTDPDRAKAEFPDSLRARLALDVLRNSVHGSSSRKRAQEEIQSIFGEPTGITETSDEHSNEATLDEQKQQYEGDTHESNPHSPA is encoded by the exons ATGACAGCCAAGAGGAAAGAAACTATTTTGCAG GTTTCCGCCACTAATCAAGAGCAGTGGGAGGAGGTTCTTGCAACAAAGGGATTAACGG TAGTCGACGTGTACCAGCACTGGTGCGGCCCCTGTCGAGCTGTCATCAGCCTCCTGCGAAAAATCAACAATGAACTCGGGGACGACCTGTTACATTTCGCCACA GTTGTAGATAATGAACTTGCGCTTGATGAGATTGTCGAGCAGGGGGGCCATCAGCTTTCTGAGGGTGGAGACGGCATAATAG CAGTTCCTGCCAGTAAATCCTACACCGTGGCCGTCATCAAACCAGACGCCGTTGCTCGGGGCGAGGCTGACGAGATCATTACGAAG ATTCAAGACGCAGGGTTCGAGATCTTGGCCCGAGGTGAGCGGACGTTGACCGAGGCCCAGGCTCGAGAATTTTACCAGCGGAAAGCCACGGAG GATGGTTTTGAGGATCTGGTGCAGTCCATGTCCAGCGGGCCCTCGCACATTCTGGTGCTGTCAAAGCCGGACAACTCGTCGGACGCGGTGGAAGCTTGGCTCCGCTTCATCGGCCCGGCAGACGTCGACGAAGCCAGGCGTCGCAAGCCGGAGAG CTTGCGCGCGCAATACGGCACGCGGACGCCGTTCAACGCTGTGCACGGCAGCGAGGACGCCAATCAGGCCGGCAGGGAGCTCGCCTTCTTCTTCCCCGACCCGCGCTCGGTCCCGGGAACGGCGCGGGATGCGGAGGAAGAGCGTGTGGAGAGGACGCTGGCACTCATCCGGCCTCTCGCTGCCAGGGAAGACAGAG AGGAGATTCTGACACACATCAAGAAATCAGGCTTCCAGCTGTCCTTACAAAGAGAGGTGACGCTAACGGAAGAACAAGCTCGAGAGTTTTACAAACATCGCGTTGAGGACGACGACTTCCCCGCACTGCTGCAAAGCATGACCAG AGGACCGGTGCTAGCTTTGGTTCTCACCAGAGAAGATGCCGTACGGCACTGGAAGAACATGCTCGGTCCTTCTGACCTCAGAAGAGCCAAGGAAGAGGATCCTGAATG TCTCAGGGCCCGTTTTTCCGCGGAAGGCGATCCGGTCAACCAGCTGCACGGAAGTCAGTCTCCTGAGGAGGCCTCCGGGGAAATCAGCTTCTTCTTCCCCGTGCAGCAAACGCTGGCCGTCATCAAACCAGACGCCGTGGACCAACACAAAG ACAAGATTTTGCAGGAGATCCGCGACAGAGGGTTCTCCATCAGGCGACTGGAGGAGAAGCTTCTTTCCAGGGAGACGGCTGAAGGATTTTACAAGGAGCACAGGAAGCAGCCTTTTTTCAGCCAGCTGGTGGAGTTCATGTGTAG CGGACCCAGTGTGGTGATGATCCTGGAAAAGGAGAACGCAGTGGAGGAGTGGAGAGCCACCATGGGTCCCACGGATCCGGACCGAGCAAAGGCGGAGTTTCCCGACTCGCTGAGGGCCCGCCTGGCCCTCGACGTCCTCCGCAACTCCGTGCACGGCTCCTCGAGCCGGAAGCGCGCCCAGGAGGAGATCCAGTCCATCTTCGGTGAACCAACCGGGATCACCGAAACTTCAG ATGAACACTCAAATGAAGCCACTCTGGATGAACAGAAGCAACAATATGAAG GTGACACACACGAATCAAATCCTCACAGTCCAGCTTAA
- the nme9 gene encoding thioredoxin domain-containing protein 6 isoform X4 — protein sequence MTAKRKETILQVSATNQEQWEEVLATKGLTVVDVYQHWCGPCRAVISLLRKINNELGDDLLHFATAEADGIDALRKYRGKCEPTFLFYGVVDNELALDEIVEQGGHQLSEGGDGIIAVPASKSYTVAVIKPDAVARGEADEIITKIQDAGFEILARGERTLTEAQAREFYQRKATEDGFEDLVQSMSSGPSHILVLSKPDNSSDAVEAWLRFIGPADVDEARRRKPESLRAQYGTRTPFNAVHGSEDANQAGRELAFFFPDPRSVPGTARDAEEERVERTLALIRPLAAREDREEILTHIKKSGFQLSLQREVTLTEEQAREFYKHRVEDDDFPALLQSMTRGPVLALVLTREDAVRHWKNMLGPSDLRRAKEEDPECLRARFSAEGDPVNQLHGSQSPEEASGEISFFFPVQQTLAVIKPDAVDQHKDKILQEIRDRGFSIRRLEEKLLSRETAEGFYKEHRKQPFFSQLVEFMCSGPSVVMILEKENAVEEWRATMGPTDPDRAKAEFPDSLRARLALDVLRNSVHGSSSRKRAQEEIQSIFGEPTGITETSDEHSNEATLDEQKQQYEGDTHESNPHSPA from the exons ATGACAGCCAAGAGGAAAGAAACTATTTTGCAG GTTTCCGCCACTAATCAAGAGCAGTGGGAGGAGGTTCTTGCAACAAAGGGATTAACGG TAGTCGACGTGTACCAGCACTGGTGCGGCCCCTGTCGAGCTGTCATCAGCCTCCTGCGAAAAATCAACAATGAACTCGGGGACGACCTGTTACATTTCGCCACA GCCGAGGCCGACGGCATCGATGCGCTGCGGAAGTATCGAGGGAAATGCGAGCCCACCTTCCTGTTCTACGGG GTTGTAGATAATGAACTTGCGCTTGATGAGATTGTCGAGCAGGGGGGCCATCAGCTTTCTGAGGGTGGAGACGGCATAATAG CAGTTCCTGCCAGTAAATCCTACACCGTGGCCGTCATCAAACCAGACGCCGTTGCTCGGGGCGAGGCTGACGAGATCATTACGAAG ATTCAAGACGCAGGGTTCGAGATCTTGGCCCGAGGTGAGCGGACGTTGACCGAGGCCCAGGCTCGAGAATTTTACCAGCGGAAAGCCACGGAG GATGGTTTTGAGGATCTGGTGCAGTCCATGTCCAGCGGGCCCTCGCACATTCTGGTGCTGTCAAAGCCGGACAACTCGTCGGACGCGGTGGAAGCTTGGCTCCGCTTCATCGGCCCGGCAGACGTCGACGAAGCCAGGCGTCGCAAGCCGGAGAG CTTGCGCGCGCAATACGGCACGCGGACGCCGTTCAACGCTGTGCACGGCAGCGAGGACGCCAATCAGGCCGGCAGGGAGCTCGCCTTCTTCTTCCCCGACCCGCGCTCGGTCCCGGGAACGGCGCGGGATGCGGAGGAAGAGCGTGTGGAGAGGACGCTGGCACTCATCCGGCCTCTCGCTGCCAGGGAAGACAGAG AGGAGATTCTGACACACATCAAGAAATCAGGCTTCCAGCTGTCCTTACAAAGAGAGGTGACGCTAACGGAAGAACAAGCTCGAGAGTTTTACAAACATCGCGTTGAGGACGACGACTTCCCCGCACTGCTGCAAAGCATGACCAG AGGACCGGTGCTAGCTTTGGTTCTCACCAGAGAAGATGCCGTACGGCACTGGAAGAACATGCTCGGTCCTTCTGACCTCAGAAGAGCCAAGGAAGAGGATCCTGAATG TCTCAGGGCCCGTTTTTCCGCGGAAGGCGATCCGGTCAACCAGCTGCACGGAAGTCAGTCTCCTGAGGAGGCCTCCGGGGAAATCAGCTTCTTCTTCCCCGTGCAGCAAACGCTGGCCGTCATCAAACCAGACGCCGTGGACCAACACAAAG ACAAGATTTTGCAGGAGATCCGCGACAGAGGGTTCTCCATCAGGCGACTGGAGGAGAAGCTTCTTTCCAGGGAGACGGCTGAAGGATTTTACAAGGAGCACAGGAAGCAGCCTTTTTTCAGCCAGCTGGTGGAGTTCATGTGTAG CGGACCCAGTGTGGTGATGATCCTGGAAAAGGAGAACGCAGTGGAGGAGTGGAGAGCCACCATGGGTCCCACGGATCCGGACCGAGCAAAGGCGGAGTTTCCCGACTCGCTGAGGGCCCGCCTGGCCCTCGACGTCCTCCGCAACTCCGTGCACGGCTCCTCGAGCCGGAAGCGCGCCCAGGAGGAGATCCAGTCCATCTTCGGTGAACCAACCGGGATCACCGAAACTTCAG ATGAACACTCAAATGAAGCCACTCTGGATGAACAGAAGCAACAATATGAAG GTGACACACACGAATCAAATCCTCACAGTCCAGCTTAA
- the nme9 gene encoding thioredoxin domain-containing protein 6 isoform X3 encodes MTAKRKETILQVSATNQEQWEEVLATKGLTVVDVYQHWCGPCRAVISLLRKINNELGDDLLHFATAEADGIDALRKYRGKCEPTFLFYGGGQLVGVLRGADAPLLQRMIVDQLAKEKLVLEHGGQRKVVVDNELALDEIVEQGGHQLSEGGDGIIAVPASKSYTVAVIKPDAVARGEADEIITKIQDAGFEILARGERTLTEAQAREFYQRKATEDGFEDLVQSMSSGPSHILVLSKPDNSSDAVEAWLRFIGPADVDEARRRKPESLRAQYGTRTPFNAVHGSEDANQAGRELAFFFPDPRSVPGTARDAEEERVERTLALIRPLAAREDREEILTHIKKSGFQLSLQREVTLTEEQAREFYKHRVEDDDFPALLQSMTSLRARFSAEGDPVNQLHGSQSPEEASGEISFFFPVQQTLAVIKPDAVDQHKDKILQEIRDRGFSIRRLEEKLLSRETAEGFYKEHRKQPFFSQLVEFMCSGPSVVMILEKENAVEEWRATMGPTDPDRAKAEFPDSLRARLALDVLRNSVHGSSSRKRAQEEIQSIFGEPTGITETSDEHSNEATLDEQKQQYEGDTHESNPHSPA; translated from the exons ATGACAGCCAAGAGGAAAGAAACTATTTTGCAG GTTTCCGCCACTAATCAAGAGCAGTGGGAGGAGGTTCTTGCAACAAAGGGATTAACGG TAGTCGACGTGTACCAGCACTGGTGCGGCCCCTGTCGAGCTGTCATCAGCCTCCTGCGAAAAATCAACAATGAACTCGGGGACGACCTGTTACATTTCGCCACA GCCGAGGCCGACGGCATCGATGCGCTGCGGAAGTATCGAGGGAAATGCGAGCCCACCTTCCTGTTCTACGGG GGCGGCCAGCTGGTGGGTGTGCTGCGGGGGGCCGACGCGCCCCTCCTTCAGAGGATGATCGTGGACCAGCTGGCCAAGGAGAAGTTAGTGCTGGAACATGGCGGACAACGCAAAGTG GTTGTAGATAATGAACTTGCGCTTGATGAGATTGTCGAGCAGGGGGGCCATCAGCTTTCTGAGGGTGGAGACGGCATAATAG CAGTTCCTGCCAGTAAATCCTACACCGTGGCCGTCATCAAACCAGACGCCGTTGCTCGGGGCGAGGCTGACGAGATCATTACGAAG ATTCAAGACGCAGGGTTCGAGATCTTGGCCCGAGGTGAGCGGACGTTGACCGAGGCCCAGGCTCGAGAATTTTACCAGCGGAAAGCCACGGAG GATGGTTTTGAGGATCTGGTGCAGTCCATGTCCAGCGGGCCCTCGCACATTCTGGTGCTGTCAAAGCCGGACAACTCGTCGGACGCGGTGGAAGCTTGGCTCCGCTTCATCGGCCCGGCAGACGTCGACGAAGCCAGGCGTCGCAAGCCGGAGAG CTTGCGCGCGCAATACGGCACGCGGACGCCGTTCAACGCTGTGCACGGCAGCGAGGACGCCAATCAGGCCGGCAGGGAGCTCGCCTTCTTCTTCCCCGACCCGCGCTCGGTCCCGGGAACGGCGCGGGATGCGGAGGAAGAGCGTGTGGAGAGGACGCTGGCACTCATCCGGCCTCTCGCTGCCAGGGAAGACAGAG AGGAGATTCTGACACACATCAAGAAATCAGGCTTCCAGCTGTCCTTACAAAGAGAGGTGACGCTAACGGAAGAACAAGCTCGAGAGTTTTACAAACATCGCGTTGAGGACGACGACTTCCCCGCACTGCTGCAAAGCATGACCAG TCTCAGGGCCCGTTTTTCCGCGGAAGGCGATCCGGTCAACCAGCTGCACGGAAGTCAGTCTCCTGAGGAGGCCTCCGGGGAAATCAGCTTCTTCTTCCCCGTGCAGCAAACGCTGGCCGTCATCAAACCAGACGCCGTGGACCAACACAAAG ACAAGATTTTGCAGGAGATCCGCGACAGAGGGTTCTCCATCAGGCGACTGGAGGAGAAGCTTCTTTCCAGGGAGACGGCTGAAGGATTTTACAAGGAGCACAGGAAGCAGCCTTTTTTCAGCCAGCTGGTGGAGTTCATGTGTAG CGGACCCAGTGTGGTGATGATCCTGGAAAAGGAGAACGCAGTGGAGGAGTGGAGAGCCACCATGGGTCCCACGGATCCGGACCGAGCAAAGGCGGAGTTTCCCGACTCGCTGAGGGCCCGCCTGGCCCTCGACGTCCTCCGCAACTCCGTGCACGGCTCCTCGAGCCGGAAGCGCGCCCAGGAGGAGATCCAGTCCATCTTCGGTGAACCAACCGGGATCACCGAAACTTCAG ATGAACACTCAAATGAAGCCACTCTGGATGAACAGAAGCAACAATATGAAG GTGACACACACGAATCAAATCCTCACAGTCCAGCTTAA
- the nme9 gene encoding thioredoxin domain-containing protein 6 isoform X1 produces the protein MTAKRKETILQVSATNQEQWEEVLATKGLTVVDVYQHWCGPCRAVISLLRKINNELGDDLLHFATAEADGIDALRKYRGKCEPTFLFYGGGQLVGVLRGADAPLLQRMIVDQLAKEKLVLEHGGQRKVVVDNELALDEIVEQGGHQLSEGGDGIIAVPASKSYTVAVIKPDAVARGEADEIITKIQDAGFEILARGERTLTEAQAREFYQRKATEDGFEDLVQSMSSGPSHILVLSKPDNSSDAVEAWLRFIGPADVDEARRRKPESLRAQYGTRTPFNAVHGSEDANQAGRELAFFFPDPRSVPGTARDAEEERVERTLALIRPLAAREDREEILTHIKKSGFQLSLQREVTLTEEQAREFYKHRVEDDDFPALLQSMTRGPVLALVLTREDAVRHWKNMLGPSDLRRAKEEDPECLRARFSAEGDPVNQLHGSQSPEEASGEISFFFPVQQTLAVIKPDAVDQHKDKILQEIRDRGFSIRRLEEKLLSRETAEGFYKEHRKQPFFSQLVEFMCSGPSVVMILEKENAVEEWRATMGPTDPDRAKAEFPDSLRARLALDVLRNSVHGSSSRKRAQEEIQSIFGEPTGITETSDEHSNEATLDEQKQQYEGDTHESNPHSPA, from the exons ATGACAGCCAAGAGGAAAGAAACTATTTTGCAG GTTTCCGCCACTAATCAAGAGCAGTGGGAGGAGGTTCTTGCAACAAAGGGATTAACGG TAGTCGACGTGTACCAGCACTGGTGCGGCCCCTGTCGAGCTGTCATCAGCCTCCTGCGAAAAATCAACAATGAACTCGGGGACGACCTGTTACATTTCGCCACA GCCGAGGCCGACGGCATCGATGCGCTGCGGAAGTATCGAGGGAAATGCGAGCCCACCTTCCTGTTCTACGGG GGCGGCCAGCTGGTGGGTGTGCTGCGGGGGGCCGACGCGCCCCTCCTTCAGAGGATGATCGTGGACCAGCTGGCCAAGGAGAAGTTAGTGCTGGAACATGGCGGACAACGCAAAGTG GTTGTAGATAATGAACTTGCGCTTGATGAGATTGTCGAGCAGGGGGGCCATCAGCTTTCTGAGGGTGGAGACGGCATAATAG CAGTTCCTGCCAGTAAATCCTACACCGTGGCCGTCATCAAACCAGACGCCGTTGCTCGGGGCGAGGCTGACGAGATCATTACGAAG ATTCAAGACGCAGGGTTCGAGATCTTGGCCCGAGGTGAGCGGACGTTGACCGAGGCCCAGGCTCGAGAATTTTACCAGCGGAAAGCCACGGAG GATGGTTTTGAGGATCTGGTGCAGTCCATGTCCAGCGGGCCCTCGCACATTCTGGTGCTGTCAAAGCCGGACAACTCGTCGGACGCGGTGGAAGCTTGGCTCCGCTTCATCGGCCCGGCAGACGTCGACGAAGCCAGGCGTCGCAAGCCGGAGAG CTTGCGCGCGCAATACGGCACGCGGACGCCGTTCAACGCTGTGCACGGCAGCGAGGACGCCAATCAGGCCGGCAGGGAGCTCGCCTTCTTCTTCCCCGACCCGCGCTCGGTCCCGGGAACGGCGCGGGATGCGGAGGAAGAGCGTGTGGAGAGGACGCTGGCACTCATCCGGCCTCTCGCTGCCAGGGAAGACAGAG AGGAGATTCTGACACACATCAAGAAATCAGGCTTCCAGCTGTCCTTACAAAGAGAGGTGACGCTAACGGAAGAACAAGCTCGAGAGTTTTACAAACATCGCGTTGAGGACGACGACTTCCCCGCACTGCTGCAAAGCATGACCAG AGGACCGGTGCTAGCTTTGGTTCTCACCAGAGAAGATGCCGTACGGCACTGGAAGAACATGCTCGGTCCTTCTGACCTCAGAAGAGCCAAGGAAGAGGATCCTGAATG TCTCAGGGCCCGTTTTTCCGCGGAAGGCGATCCGGTCAACCAGCTGCACGGAAGTCAGTCTCCTGAGGAGGCCTCCGGGGAAATCAGCTTCTTCTTCCCCGTGCAGCAAACGCTGGCCGTCATCAAACCAGACGCCGTGGACCAACACAAAG ACAAGATTTTGCAGGAGATCCGCGACAGAGGGTTCTCCATCAGGCGACTGGAGGAGAAGCTTCTTTCCAGGGAGACGGCTGAAGGATTTTACAAGGAGCACAGGAAGCAGCCTTTTTTCAGCCAGCTGGTGGAGTTCATGTGTAG CGGACCCAGTGTGGTGATGATCCTGGAAAAGGAGAACGCAGTGGAGGAGTGGAGAGCCACCATGGGTCCCACGGATCCGGACCGAGCAAAGGCGGAGTTTCCCGACTCGCTGAGGGCCCGCCTGGCCCTCGACGTCCTCCGCAACTCCGTGCACGGCTCCTCGAGCCGGAAGCGCGCCCAGGAGGAGATCCAGTCCATCTTCGGTGAACCAACCGGGATCACCGAAACTTCAG ATGAACACTCAAATGAAGCCACTCTGGATGAACAGAAGCAACAATATGAAG GTGACACACACGAATCAAATCCTCACAGTCCAGCTTAA
- the nme9 gene encoding thioredoxin domain-containing protein 6 isoform X2, which yields MTAKRKETILQVSATNQEQWEEVLATKGLTVVDVYQHWCGPCRAVISLLRKINNELGDDLLHFATAEADGIDALRKYRGKCEPTFLFYGGGQLVGVLRGADAPLLQRMIVDQLAKEKLVLEHGGQRKVVVDNELALDEIVEQGGHQLSEGGDGIIVPASKSYTVAVIKPDAVARGEADEIITKIQDAGFEILARGERTLTEAQAREFYQRKATEDGFEDLVQSMSSGPSHILVLSKPDNSSDAVEAWLRFIGPADVDEARRRKPESLRAQYGTRTPFNAVHGSEDANQAGRELAFFFPDPRSVPGTARDAEEERVERTLALIRPLAAREDREEILTHIKKSGFQLSLQREVTLTEEQAREFYKHRVEDDDFPALLQSMTRGPVLALVLTREDAVRHWKNMLGPSDLRRAKEEDPECLRARFSAEGDPVNQLHGSQSPEEASGEISFFFPVQQTLAVIKPDAVDQHKDKILQEIRDRGFSIRRLEEKLLSRETAEGFYKEHRKQPFFSQLVEFMCSGPSVVMILEKENAVEEWRATMGPTDPDRAKAEFPDSLRARLALDVLRNSVHGSSSRKRAQEEIQSIFGEPTGITETSDEHSNEATLDEQKQQYEGDTHESNPHSPA from the exons ATGACAGCCAAGAGGAAAGAAACTATTTTGCAG GTTTCCGCCACTAATCAAGAGCAGTGGGAGGAGGTTCTTGCAACAAAGGGATTAACGG TAGTCGACGTGTACCAGCACTGGTGCGGCCCCTGTCGAGCTGTCATCAGCCTCCTGCGAAAAATCAACAATGAACTCGGGGACGACCTGTTACATTTCGCCACA GCCGAGGCCGACGGCATCGATGCGCTGCGGAAGTATCGAGGGAAATGCGAGCCCACCTTCCTGTTCTACGGG GGCGGCCAGCTGGTGGGTGTGCTGCGGGGGGCCGACGCGCCCCTCCTTCAGAGGATGATCGTGGACCAGCTGGCCAAGGAGAAGTTAGTGCTGGAACATGGCGGACAACGCAAAGTG GTTGTAGATAATGAACTTGCGCTTGATGAGATTGTCGAGCAGGGGGGCCATCAGCTTTCTGAGGGTGGAGACGGCATAATAG TTCCTGCCAGTAAATCCTACACCGTGGCCGTCATCAAACCAGACGCCGTTGCTCGGGGCGAGGCTGACGAGATCATTACGAAG ATTCAAGACGCAGGGTTCGAGATCTTGGCCCGAGGTGAGCGGACGTTGACCGAGGCCCAGGCTCGAGAATTTTACCAGCGGAAAGCCACGGAG GATGGTTTTGAGGATCTGGTGCAGTCCATGTCCAGCGGGCCCTCGCACATTCTGGTGCTGTCAAAGCCGGACAACTCGTCGGACGCGGTGGAAGCTTGGCTCCGCTTCATCGGCCCGGCAGACGTCGACGAAGCCAGGCGTCGCAAGCCGGAGAG CTTGCGCGCGCAATACGGCACGCGGACGCCGTTCAACGCTGTGCACGGCAGCGAGGACGCCAATCAGGCCGGCAGGGAGCTCGCCTTCTTCTTCCCCGACCCGCGCTCGGTCCCGGGAACGGCGCGGGATGCGGAGGAAGAGCGTGTGGAGAGGACGCTGGCACTCATCCGGCCTCTCGCTGCCAGGGAAGACAGAG AGGAGATTCTGACACACATCAAGAAATCAGGCTTCCAGCTGTCCTTACAAAGAGAGGTGACGCTAACGGAAGAACAAGCTCGAGAGTTTTACAAACATCGCGTTGAGGACGACGACTTCCCCGCACTGCTGCAAAGCATGACCAG AGGACCGGTGCTAGCTTTGGTTCTCACCAGAGAAGATGCCGTACGGCACTGGAAGAACATGCTCGGTCCTTCTGACCTCAGAAGAGCCAAGGAAGAGGATCCTGAATG TCTCAGGGCCCGTTTTTCCGCGGAAGGCGATCCGGTCAACCAGCTGCACGGAAGTCAGTCTCCTGAGGAGGCCTCCGGGGAAATCAGCTTCTTCTTCCCCGTGCAGCAAACGCTGGCCGTCATCAAACCAGACGCCGTGGACCAACACAAAG ACAAGATTTTGCAGGAGATCCGCGACAGAGGGTTCTCCATCAGGCGACTGGAGGAGAAGCTTCTTTCCAGGGAGACGGCTGAAGGATTTTACAAGGAGCACAGGAAGCAGCCTTTTTTCAGCCAGCTGGTGGAGTTCATGTGTAG CGGACCCAGTGTGGTGATGATCCTGGAAAAGGAGAACGCAGTGGAGGAGTGGAGAGCCACCATGGGTCCCACGGATCCGGACCGAGCAAAGGCGGAGTTTCCCGACTCGCTGAGGGCCCGCCTGGCCCTCGACGTCCTCCGCAACTCCGTGCACGGCTCCTCGAGCCGGAAGCGCGCCCAGGAGGAGATCCAGTCCATCTTCGGTGAACCAACCGGGATCACCGAAACTTCAG ATGAACACTCAAATGAAGCCACTCTGGATGAACAGAAGCAACAATATGAAG GTGACACACACGAATCAAATCCTCACAGTCCAGCTTAA
- the nme9 gene encoding thioredoxin domain-containing protein 6 isoform X6 — translation MTAKRKETILQVSATNQEQWEEVLATKGLTVVDVYQHWCGPCRAVISLLRKINNELGDDLLHFATVVDNELALDEIVEQGGHQLSEGGDGIIVPASKSYTVAVIKPDAVARGEADEIITKIQDAGFEILARGERTLTEAQAREFYQRKATEDGFEDLVQSMSSGPSHILVLSKPDNSSDAVEAWLRFIGPADVDEARRRKPESLRAQYGTRTPFNAVHGSEDANQAGRELAFFFPDPRSVPGTARDAEEERVERTLALIRPLAAREDREEILTHIKKSGFQLSLQREVTLTEEQAREFYKHRVEDDDFPALLQSMTRGPVLALVLTREDAVRHWKNMLGPSDLRRAKEEDPECLRARFSAEGDPVNQLHGSQSPEEASGEISFFFPVQQTLAVIKPDAVDQHKDKILQEIRDRGFSIRRLEEKLLSRETAEGFYKEHRKQPFFSQLVEFMCSGPSVVMILEKENAVEEWRATMGPTDPDRAKAEFPDSLRARLALDVLRNSVHGSSSRKRAQEEIQSIFGEPTGITETSDEHSNEATLDEQKQQYEGDTHESNPHSPA, via the exons ATGACAGCCAAGAGGAAAGAAACTATTTTGCAG GTTTCCGCCACTAATCAAGAGCAGTGGGAGGAGGTTCTTGCAACAAAGGGATTAACGG TAGTCGACGTGTACCAGCACTGGTGCGGCCCCTGTCGAGCTGTCATCAGCCTCCTGCGAAAAATCAACAATGAACTCGGGGACGACCTGTTACATTTCGCCACA GTTGTAGATAATGAACTTGCGCTTGATGAGATTGTCGAGCAGGGGGGCCATCAGCTTTCTGAGGGTGGAGACGGCATAATAG TTCCTGCCAGTAAATCCTACACCGTGGCCGTCATCAAACCAGACGCCGTTGCTCGGGGCGAGGCTGACGAGATCATTACGAAG ATTCAAGACGCAGGGTTCGAGATCTTGGCCCGAGGTGAGCGGACGTTGACCGAGGCCCAGGCTCGAGAATTTTACCAGCGGAAAGCCACGGAG GATGGTTTTGAGGATCTGGTGCAGTCCATGTCCAGCGGGCCCTCGCACATTCTGGTGCTGTCAAAGCCGGACAACTCGTCGGACGCGGTGGAAGCTTGGCTCCGCTTCATCGGCCCGGCAGACGTCGACGAAGCCAGGCGTCGCAAGCCGGAGAG CTTGCGCGCGCAATACGGCACGCGGACGCCGTTCAACGCTGTGCACGGCAGCGAGGACGCCAATCAGGCCGGCAGGGAGCTCGCCTTCTTCTTCCCCGACCCGCGCTCGGTCCCGGGAACGGCGCGGGATGCGGAGGAAGAGCGTGTGGAGAGGACGCTGGCACTCATCCGGCCTCTCGCTGCCAGGGAAGACAGAG AGGAGATTCTGACACACATCAAGAAATCAGGCTTCCAGCTGTCCTTACAAAGAGAGGTGACGCTAACGGAAGAACAAGCTCGAGAGTTTTACAAACATCGCGTTGAGGACGACGACTTCCCCGCACTGCTGCAAAGCATGACCAG AGGACCGGTGCTAGCTTTGGTTCTCACCAGAGAAGATGCCGTACGGCACTGGAAGAACATGCTCGGTCCTTCTGACCTCAGAAGAGCCAAGGAAGAGGATCCTGAATG TCTCAGGGCCCGTTTTTCCGCGGAAGGCGATCCGGTCAACCAGCTGCACGGAAGTCAGTCTCCTGAGGAGGCCTCCGGGGAAATCAGCTTCTTCTTCCCCGTGCAGCAAACGCTGGCCGTCATCAAACCAGACGCCGTGGACCAACACAAAG ACAAGATTTTGCAGGAGATCCGCGACAGAGGGTTCTCCATCAGGCGACTGGAGGAGAAGCTTCTTTCCAGGGAGACGGCTGAAGGATTTTACAAGGAGCACAGGAAGCAGCCTTTTTTCAGCCAGCTGGTGGAGTTCATGTGTAG CGGACCCAGTGTGGTGATGATCCTGGAAAAGGAGAACGCAGTGGAGGAGTGGAGAGCCACCATGGGTCCCACGGATCCGGACCGAGCAAAGGCGGAGTTTCCCGACTCGCTGAGGGCCCGCCTGGCCCTCGACGTCCTCCGCAACTCCGTGCACGGCTCCTCGAGCCGGAAGCGCGCCCAGGAGGAGATCCAGTCCATCTTCGGTGAACCAACCGGGATCACCGAAACTTCAG ATGAACACTCAAATGAAGCCACTCTGGATGAACAGAAGCAACAATATGAAG GTGACACACACGAATCAAATCCTCACAGTCCAGCTTAA